Part of the Bacteriovorax stolpii genome, AGAAGCCATTTTGTATCTAAGAAATAAGGCTCAGTGAAATCGACACTGAAAGTGTTCGAAGACTTCGCCAGGTTTAAGCTAAAAGATAGGTTCTGCCCCATCCCTCTAAAGTTAGACTGAGTCACTGATGCCTGGAAGAATCCACCTGTCGCTGTTGAATAACCAGCACCAAGAGAAATCTGCCCAGTGTTCTTTTCTTTTACAGAAACTTCTACATCGAGAACATCTTCTTTATCTTTAGGAGATACAGTGTTGAATACGATTGAATCCGGCTCGTAGAAACCTAAACGCTGAACGTTTTCTCTGGATTGACGAAGAGCTGTTCCGTTGAATTTCTGGCCTTCTTTAATTGTGATCTCGCGACGGATAACTTTATCGCGCGATTTTGGGTTCCCTTTAATTTTTACGCGTCCAAAATAAGCGATCTTCCCTTTTTCGAATGAGAACTCTACGTCTACTTTGTTTTCGCCCGGAACAACATTCAGGTTACGGATAACGTTGGCAAACGCGTATCCCTCATCCTGATACATTTCCGTTAGCATCTGGATATCTTTTCTTAGCGATTCTTCAGAGTAGGTTTCCTGCTCTTTTAGAACCATCTTTTCGTGAAGTTCATTTTCCGGGAAAAGCACTTCACCCTGGAAAGTAATTTTATTAACAGTAAACTGAGGACCTTCAGTCATCTTCATCGTGATGAAGACCCATTTTTTATCTTCAGAAACAGTAATCTCTGGAGTTCCGATATTGATCTGAAGGTAACCCTTCATGCGGTAAAAATACTTAAGTCTCTCAATGTCGTTTTGGAAATTGATCTCTTTAAAGTTCCCTGTTCCCGACATAAAAGAAAACAAGCTGTCTTCTTGAGTTTGAAGAATGCTCTTTAGCTCTTCGTCTTTAAAAGCAACGTTCCCAAGGAAGTTAATCTTTTTAACTTTAACCTTGTCGTATTCTTTGATGTTGAAAATAAGCTCAGTGTTTTCATCGTTGATTTTCTTTTCCTGGAAATCAACAGAGGCGAGGAAGTACCCTTTTTCTTCATAGAATTTTAAAAGGCCCTGAACGTCACTCTTAATTGTTGTCGTATCAAGAATCGAGAAAACTTTCGATTTAACCTGTCCCTTCAGATCGTCGTCTGAAAGTCCGTCGTTACCTTCGAAAGTGATTTTAGTAATGATTGGTTTTTCTTTTAAAACAAAACGCAGAACGTTTTGTCCGTTGTCCGTATCCTGATGAGCTTCAACGCTCTCAAAATATTTCATTGAATAGATTTTTTCTAAATCTTTTTTCAACAGGTAATTGTCGAGAGTCATCCCTGGACGAGAACCGATTTTTTCTAAAACAGCTTCCTTTTCTACTTTTTTGATACCTTGAACGTCGATGCGATCAATCTTAAAAAGATCGACACGGGCGCCTAGGTCTTCGGCTGCATAAGAATGACCGATGAGTGAAAGGGTTAAAAAAAAGAATAACGAGATAAATCTCAGAGACATCAAATCTCCACTGTCCGATTAAAAAACTAAGTTATTAAAAGTAACAAGAAAAGCCGGTGGTGGAAAGTTCTTTTACTCTAAAAAGCGAGAGGGAGAAACTCATTGCGTTACAAGAACTCCATCCTTCATAAGAAGCTGATTGGAAAAGCTTTGTGCGATCTGTGGATCGTGGGTGACAACCACAAGTGTAGCGCCGAATTCGCGCGCTAATGATCTCAATAGTTGGATAACTTTTTGCGAGTTCTCCGAATCTAAATTCCCTGTTGGCTCGTCGCAAAGGAGAAGCTTTGGTTTTAATGACAATGCGCGAATGATATTGATTCGCTGTTGCTCTCCACCTGAGAGCTCATAAGGGAATTTTTCTAAACAGTGCTCAACCTGTAAAAGTTTGGCCAGCGAGATCGCTCTTTCTTTGACTTCATCCGTATAAACTCCACCTAGTCTTGCTGGCAGAAGAATGTTTTCTAAACAATTCATTGATGAAAGTAAAAAGTGAAACTGGAAAACAAATCCCACATAACGGTTGCGGTATAAGGCCAGTTCCTCATCGTTTAATTCACTTAAGTCTTTTTGGTTAACAATCACCTTTCCTTCCGTCGGACGTTCAAGTCCTCCCAGAAGATAAAGCAGTGTCGATTTCCCGGAACCAGAAGCTCCACGGATTAAATACTCTTCACCGGCATTCATAGTCACTGTCACGTTATTTAGAGCGTGAGACTTCGTATAGAATTTCTTCACGTTTTCAATTTTAATCATGATGTTTGAGCTCATACAAATTCCTGACGAAGACCTTCCAAGAGACTCTTATTTCTTAGTTTGCGAAGAAGGTAGTATGTAATTAAAAGAATCCAGACCAGGGCCAGAGTGAAAACTAAGGCGTAGTCCTGCCACGATAAAAAGAGATCAATTCTCGGCATGTGATAAACTTCTGCCGGCAGTTTAAAAAGTGGGACATTGAGAAGAAGAAACCTAAAGAGTTGGACAAACACCATCGACAGAAGTGATGAAGCCACCCAGATGCCAAACACGAATTTAAGCCAAAGATTATTCATCGCTTTTTTTGAAAGACCTAGGGCCTTAAATAAGAAAAGCTCTTTTGATTTTTTCTCATTGATAAAATAAATAAAGGCCAGGACATTAAAAACAGAAATCACAACAATAAGCTGCAGGATTAAGCTGATTAAAACTTTTTCTGCTTGAACCGCTTCTATTAGAGAAGAGAACTCTCTCCAATAAGGCTTAAAATAAAAATCTGGTTCAAACTTCAGTCTTAGGTCTGTGATTTTTTCTTCGATCAGTTTTAAATCATTGTCGCCAATTTTTGGAGGTCGCTCAACATTAAGAGCAATGGTATTTACTTTTGAACCCAATCCTTGAATGCGTTGAATATCGTCCAGTCGCATATAAATCATGCGGGCATCTTTTTGATAAACCCCATGCGTGATAATGCGTTCAACTCTAAAGCGCGAGAGGGCCGGCATATTTTTAAATTCAGTTCCACCTTTGCCGAAGGCCAAAACAATTTCGTCACCGACAGCAACATGGTTAATGCGGGCAATTTCTGAACCTATAATGACAGACATAGGAGTAAGATCAAGGGGAAGACCTACGACTTTTCCATAAGAAGAATCAATCCCTTTAATGAGAACCCCGCGCGATTCATCGTTAAAGACCATGAAGCTTTCAGTTTGTACCAAAGGAGAAAATGTTTTGATATTTTCTTCGTCGAGTTTTTCTCTAAGCCTGTCTGTAACCAAGAAAAAACCGTAGCGCGACTGCATCGTCACATCACCGGCCGAGTTTCTCAGACCGTGGCGAAGAGCACGTTCAAATCCATCCATGATCCCGACAGTAGAA contains:
- a CDS encoding ABC transporter permease; translation: MSTNFRLFLMLFLDHPTTKKFLIGVWIGLAFSIAVILSTVGIMDGFERALRHGLRNSAGDVTMQSRYGFFLVTDRLREKLDEENIKTFSPLVQTESFMVFNDESRGVLIKGIDSSYGKVVGLPLDLTPMSVIIGSEIARINHVAVGDEIVLAFGKGGTEFKNMPALSRFRVERIITHGVYQKDARMIYMRLDDIQRIQGLGSKVNTIALNVERPPKIGDNDLKLIEEKITDLRLKFEPDFYFKPYWREFSSLIEAVQAEKVLISLILQLIVVISVFNVLAFIYFINEKKSKELFLFKALGLSKKAMNNLWLKFVFGIWVASSLLSMVFVQLFRFLLLNVPLFKLPAEVYHMPRIDLFLSWQDYALVFTLALVWILLITYYLLRKLRNKSLLEGLRQEFV
- the bamA gene encoding outer membrane protein assembly factor BamA, producing MSLRFISLFFFLTLSLIGHSYAAEDLGARVDLFKIDRIDVQGIKKVEKEAVLEKIGSRPGMTLDNYLLKKDLEKIYSMKYFESVEAHQDTDNGQNVLRFVLKEKPIITKITFEGNDGLSDDDLKGQVKSKVFSILDTTTIKSDVQGLLKFYEEKGYFLASVDFQEKKINDENTELIFNIKEYDKVKVKKINFLGNVAFKDEELKSILQTQEDSLFSFMSGTGNFKEINFQNDIERLKYFYRMKGYLQINIGTPEITVSEDKKWVFITMKMTEGPQFTVNKITFQGEVLFPENELHEKMVLKEQETYSEESLRKDIQMLTEMYQDEGYAFANVIRNLNVVPGENKVDVEFSFEKGKIAYFGRVKIKGNPKSRDKVIRREITIKEGQKFNGTALRQSRENVQRLGFYEPDSIVFNTVSPKDKEDVLDVEVSVKEKNTGQISLGAGYSTATGGFFQASVTQSNFRGMGQNLSFSLNLAKSSNTFSVDFTEPYFLDTKWLLGGGVFVSNNDTSSSYSERRKGLNVRVGYPIMTFTNLYVTYKLEDTTIKSVDDPTIDKALENGLASSIQTSIVHDKRDDRSDPRKGYYLSYSTEYTGVGGDKKWLKNEAEGRGYYPVIGDLIFRTRFYAGKIDQVDSRKIPRTEKFTLGGSRNLRGYSYEDIGPTTRMKGTDGVVQDFNLGGQFMSFTNFELQHPLSREAGLKWVLFFDAGHAGDLKNVKVYTDYGFGFRWFSPIGVLRFEFGYPLTGKFKEQGSQFHFDIGQLF
- a CDS encoding ABC transporter ATP-binding protein; amino-acid sequence: MSSNIMIKIENVKKFYTKSHALNNVTVTMNAGEEYLIRGASGSGKSTLLYLLGGLERPTEGKVIVNQKDLSELNDEELALYRNRYVGFVFQFHFLLSSMNCLENILLPARLGGVYTDEVKERAISLAKLLQVEHCLEKFPYELSGGEQQRINIIRALSLKPKLLLCDEPTGNLDSENSQKVIQLLRSLAREFGATLVVVTHDPQIAQSFSNQLLMKDGVLVTQ